One genomic window of Cydia splendana chromosome 16, ilCydSple1.2, whole genome shotgun sequence includes the following:
- the LOC134798159 gene encoding leptin receptor gene-related protein, translated as MAGIKGLIALAFAGSIGMTMVILACALPQYRLWWPFFVVLFYVLCPIPTMIARRHTDSTAGGNSPCMETAVFLTMGLVVSSFGLPIVLAHVGTIAAGACYLTLAGNVIVYLTILGFFTIFDMEDSDYAMW; from the exons GGTTGATAGCTCTGGCTTTTGCTGGCTCCATTGGTATGACCATGGTTATACTAGCGTGTGCCTTACCGCAATACAG ACTATGGTGGCCATTCTTCGTAGTCCTGTTTTATGTGCTGTGTCCCATCCCAACGATGATAGCACGCCGACACACAGACAGCACTGCGGGTGGTAATTCACCCTGTATGGAGACAGCTGTCTTTCTGACCATGGGCCTGGTTGTCAGTTCGTTCGGTTTACCCATTGTGCTTGCACATGTAGGCACT ATTGCAGCGGGGGCATGCTACTTGACCCTCGCAGGCAATGTGATAGTGTACCTGACCATTCTCGGATTCTTCACAATCTTCGACATGGAGGACTCAGATTATGCAATGTGGTGA